The following coding sequences are from one Acidobacteriota bacterium window:
- a CDS encoding helix-turn-helix transcriptional regulator: MQEVSRGKLGAYLRKLRDGYGYTLREIEEKSEKIGHQIDNSQLSRFEKGQTIPSFEKLKVLAEIFNISIQSFSDIVDLSMYDAYKPLSSDYSKLIREGEIEYNLGNFGMAYAIFERALEVVETLKDEAHRELRIAEARMKIATALKALGRLHMCENELRWVLRNSKNLPVKMNARVLLQLAYVNREFGDFYVATILARECLKLATSEGDTEMQAAILNTLGNIAYDEERFKEAQEHYEEALSLLERMTDKEELKVKVMVNLGGSYISNGLFPKGFTMIDRAFKAARERGYKRTAALALTRMGEAYMSKGQFSMARRCFRDSDMLSDRQEGKYSDILFLNSYRQWEIYRRERNEVQEKIYFRRLKQLRTHIERRFPEVYKFDNFIEKVGKKNENNNH; this comes from the coding sequence ATGCAAGAGGTAAGCAGAGGAAAGCTTGGCGCTTATCTGAGGAAGCTTCGTGATGGGTATGGTTATACGCTTAGAGAGATCGAAGAGAAGAGCGAGAAAATCGGACATCAGATTGACAACTCGCAGCTCTCGCGCTTTGAAAAAGGGCAGACCATTCCTTCATTTGAAAAGCTGAAAGTCCTTGCAGAGATCTTCAACATTTCCATTCAGAGCTTCTCCGACATCGTCGATCTTTCTATGTACGATGCTTACAAACCTCTCTCTTCAGATTATTCCAAACTGATCAGGGAAGGAGAGATTGAATACAACCTTGGGAATTTTGGAATGGCTTATGCCATTTTCGAAAGAGCCCTTGAGGTTGTAGAAACGCTGAAAGACGAAGCTCATAGAGAGCTCAGGATCGCAGAGGCGAGGATGAAGATAGCCACGGCTCTCAAGGCGCTGGGCCGTTTGCACATGTGCGAAAACGAGTTGAGATGGGTTCTGAGAAACAGCAAGAATCTGCCAGTAAAGATGAACGCGCGGGTCCTTCTACAGCTTGCCTATGTGAACAGGGAGTTTGGAGACTTTTATGTGGCAACCATCCTGGCAAGAGAATGTCTCAAGCTTGCTACATCGGAGGGAGATACCGAGATGCAGGCCGCGATCCTGAACACTCTTGGTAACATAGCCTACGACGAGGAGAGATTCAAGGAAGCTCAGGAACATTATGAAGAAGCCCTTTCCCTTCTGGAAAGAATGACGGACAAAGAGGAGCTGAAGGTGAAGGTGATGGTCAATCTGGGAGGGAGCTACATCTCAAATGGTCTCTTTCCCAAGGGCTTCACAATGATTGACAGAGCCTTTAAAGCAGCCCGCGAAAGAGGCTATAAGAGGACAGCAGCCCTTGCCCTGACGAGGATGGGTGAAGCATACATGAGCAAAGGTCAGTTCAGCATGGCGCGCCGATGCTTCCGGGATTCCGATATGCTCTCAGACCGGCAGGAAGGAAAATATTCGGACATCCTCTTCCTGAACAGCTATCGCCAGTGGGAGATTTACAGGAGGGAACGGAACGAGGTTCAGGAAAAGATATATTTCCGGAGACTGAAACAGCTTCGCACACACATCGAGAGAAGATTTCCGGAAGTATACAAATTTGATAACTTTATCGAGAAGGTAGGGAAGAAAAATGAGAACAACAATCATTAG
- a CDS encoding competence/damage-inducible protein A produces MNAEIITVGTELLLFAHGNLNADYINEKLGKLGIKVLFRTRVGDELEHIENAIRSAAARVDLVIITGGLSLSRNDLTRDALARAVALSLKLDQKLLDRIKKKLESRGMAFPKGGERMAMLPDGAEPLENKAGIVPGIFLKFKKVIIVCMPGALREIESIITSSFLARIKTYLKGVKFLRKIYKIYGLAELEVESRARDLYDREACSFSTLSSLGQVELDLIIEGESQPQIEKIGKEIDSEIRKRLGVDIFGEDGDTLESVTGRILAERKMTLAVAESCTGGLLAEKITEIPGSSRYFKGGVVSYSDDAKEKFLGIPGKDIRDFGAISQEVARSMAENVREKAQSDLAISITGIAGPEGGTIDKPVGLIFIGIADKNGIQVEQRTFLGDRQIIRKLAVQTALDLLRRRLLTIEPSK; encoded by the coding sequence ATGAATGCGGAGATCATCACTGTGGGAACGGAGCTTCTCCTGTTCGCCCATGGAAATCTGAATGCCGACTACATCAATGAAAAGCTGGGGAAACTGGGGATCAAGGTTCTGTTCAGGACACGAGTCGGAGATGAACTGGAACACATCGAAAACGCCATAAGAAGCGCGGCGGCAAGGGTCGATCTGGTCATCATCACAGGAGGTTTGAGCCTTTCGAGGAACGATCTGACAAGGGATGCACTGGCAAGAGCGGTTGCGCTTAGCCTGAAGCTGGATCAGAAACTCCTTGATAGGATAAAGAAGAAGCTGGAATCGAGAGGCATGGCCTTCCCGAAGGGAGGGGAGAGAATGGCGATGCTGCCTGATGGAGCGGAGCCTCTTGAGAATAAAGCTGGCATCGTCCCCGGGATCTTTCTGAAATTCAAGAAAGTGATTATTGTCTGCATGCCTGGTGCTCTTAGAGAAATAGAATCAATCATCACATCTTCCTTTCTTGCGCGGATAAAGACGTATCTCAAAGGAGTTAAGTTCCTGAGGAAGATCTACAAGATCTACGGGCTCGCTGAACTCGAAGTTGAATCAAGGGCCCGAGACCTCTATGACAGGGAAGCATGTTCTTTCTCCACGCTCTCATCCTTGGGGCAGGTCGAACTTGATCTCATCATCGAAGGAGAGTCACAACCACAGATTGAAAAGATAGGAAAGGAGATCGATTCGGAGATCCGTAAGAGGCTGGGGGTGGATATTTTTGGAGAGGATGGCGATACCTTGGAATCTGTAACGGGAAGGATTCTTGCAGAGAGAAAGATGACGCTCGCCGTAGCTGAATCCTGTACAGGAGGTCTGCTTGCCGAAAAGATCACCGAGATCCCAGGCAGCTCAAGATATTTCAAAGGAGGAGTCGTCTCCTATTCGGACGACGCCAAAGAGAAATTTCTCGGGATCCCTGGAAAAGATATCAGAGATTTTGGCGCCATCAGCCAGGAGGTCGCCAGAAGCATGGCCGAGAACGTGAGAGAAAAAGCTCAGTCCGACCTTGCCATCTCAATCACCGGCATCGCGGGACCGGAAGGAGGGACTATCGATAAACCCGTCGGACTTATTTTTATAGGAATAGCCGATAAGAATGGAATCCAGGTGGAGCAAAGGACATTTTTGGGGGATCGGCAGATAATCAGAAAATTAGCCGTCCAGACGGCTCTTGATCTTCTGAGGAGAAGACTCCTCACCATCGAGCCATCAAAGTAG
- a CDS encoding DUF502 domain-containing protein: protein MIISIIFRHFRRKFGTGLILVLPLFITLWILYFIFSIIDSWITPSLMKLLDLFKVPFINTVPARIVIPVVGIIVLVLFLYLLGVIASFYMGKRVFKLLEQRILKIPFIKGIYGASKQLLDAFSSTGKKAFRNVVVFEYPRKGIYSLGFLTSDRGLVLEKFGEDKMMAVFLPTTPNPTSGLFILVPRKDITFLDVSIEEGIKMIVSGGLVVPENFEKRIKGG, encoded by the coding sequence ATGATCATTAGCATAATATTCCGCCATTTCCGGAGGAAATTCGGAACTGGCCTCATCCTTGTCCTCCCGCTCTTCATCACGCTTTGGATCCTCTATTTCATATTCAGCATTATAGATTCGTGGATCACGCCCTCCCTCATGAAGCTGCTGGATCTCTTCAAAGTTCCCTTCATCAATACCGTACCAGCCAGGATTGTGATCCCCGTCGTGGGGATCATCGTACTGGTTCTCTTTCTCTATCTTCTTGGAGTCATAGCGTCATTCTACATGGGGAAAAGGGTCTTCAAATTGCTCGAACAGCGGATTCTCAAGATCCCATTCATCAAGGGGATCTACGGAGCTTCCAAGCAGCTTCTAGATGCCTTCAGTTCCACGGGGAAGAAGGCCTTCAGGAACGTCGTCGTCTTTGAATATCCCCGCAAGGGAATCTATTCCCTCGGCTTTCTGACAAGCGACCGTGGTCTCGTCTTAGAAAAGTTCGGCGAAGATAAGATGATGGCAGTCTTTCTCCCCACGACCCCCAATCCCACGTCGGGACTCTTCATCCTTGTGCCGAGAAAGGACATCACCTTCCTCGATGTCTCCATCGAGGAAGGAATAAAAATGATCGTTTCGGGAGGATTGGTCGTTCCGGAGAATTTTGAGAAAAGGATTAAGGGAGGATAA
- the lnt gene encoding apolipoprotein N-acyltransferase codes for MMKRFFTIAVISVLSGIFLAMPSFGGCFRYFSLVALVPWVILYHRFEKASIFAILIGSYVFWNIGFRGGFSFRLYIPPVLAIICFSQFLFFAILLKRVRRLALPLCLTIPLLWVSLEWFRVHFTLGHFVFYLLGYSLAPETRMIQIADLGGVYAVSFLLASVNGLIAEFLLSWFRRRENIGFILKRRLIASTLIVFFLVAATWLYGVARMGGRDWEEGPRITLLQPGIMHVIDNSVEVYLTQMLLTEREIGTGEVDLIVWPEYSIKAEIHKEPAYLEDLAWMAARKDASMLVGGFGEARKIKWKKTNTAFLLSKDGKIIGQYAKMILFPWGEYIPYDGLIGKISKGLQAMQRRAARGATGVEPFIEPGNDTSIMRLSNEGGESRFVMLLCHESIYPELAMNAKRDGADFIINMTSEGGVGQAIQRQVLYISVLRAVENKISILRDGNTGITAFIRPDGSIQSLLGSMEDFATVRGVLTDNVLIDNDQTVYSRVGDLFAWSCLGVSLFLFAMTFWKDLPIRTKGSLKIVFLLFLPLLLMICCQGGGAEKDDAASCIERGRNYIRENEQRKAFLEFVRATEIDPNASQTYAFIAKKFSTSELDEMGDEFFSKLKKRGADNAEFNFYYGFFKEALSDFKEAEESYRRAIEQKDDYILAHIKLADMYIKQGRNKDACNLLESYISRYGKHDAVMKYLASAEIHNENYVRGEEIIRDLLERNLDDRPLQAELYSLLGQSAFHQGNYREAKERFLESEDLDQNRPLTILYLGRIALRTGRLDLLEGEIEKARAIAKKKNENRTHRAGR; via the coding sequence ATGATGAAGAGGTTTTTTACCATAGCCGTTATCTCCGTGCTTTCAGGGATCTTCCTGGCCATGCCGAGCTTCGGAGGTTGCTTCCGATATTTCTCTCTTGTAGCGCTGGTCCCATGGGTAATCCTGTATCATCGCTTTGAGAAGGCCTCCATCTTTGCCATCCTGATCGGATCATACGTTTTCTGGAACATCGGTTTTCGCGGAGGATTTTCGTTCCGGCTGTACATTCCCCCTGTTCTTGCCATCATCTGCTTCTCACAGTTCCTATTCTTTGCAATACTGCTGAAAAGAGTGAGAAGACTTGCCCTGCCTCTTTGCCTTACGATCCCGCTGCTGTGGGTTTCTCTTGAATGGTTCCGCGTCCATTTCACCCTTGGTCATTTTGTCTTTTATCTTCTGGGGTACAGCCTGGCTCCAGAAACCAGGATGATCCAGATCGCGGATCTTGGCGGTGTCTATGCCGTATCTTTCCTGCTTGCCTCGGTCAACGGTCTCATCGCAGAGTTCCTCCTGAGCTGGTTTCGAAGAAGGGAGAATATAGGGTTTATACTAAAGCGCAGGCTTATCGCTTCCACTCTCATCGTCTTCTTTCTTGTGGCTGCAACCTGGCTTTACGGCGTAGCGAGGATGGGAGGCAGAGATTGGGAAGAGGGGCCGCGGATCACACTCCTGCAGCCAGGAATAATGCATGTCATCGACAACAGCGTCGAGGTCTATTTGACGCAGATGCTCCTGACGGAAAGAGAGATAGGCACAGGCGAGGTGGACCTCATCGTCTGGCCAGAGTACTCCATCAAAGCAGAGATTCATAAGGAACCTGCCTATCTTGAAGATCTGGCATGGATGGCAGCAAGGAAAGACGCAAGCATGCTTGTTGGAGGGTTCGGTGAGGCCAGGAAGATAAAGTGGAAAAAGACAAATACAGCATTTCTTCTCTCTAAGGATGGGAAAATCATTGGCCAATATGCCAAGATGATACTCTTTCCCTGGGGGGAATACATTCCCTATGATGGTCTCATCGGGAAGATCTCAAAGGGTCTTCAGGCCATGCAGAGAAGAGCTGCAAGAGGAGCGACGGGTGTCGAGCCTTTCATAGAACCCGGCAATGATACATCCATCATGCGTCTGAGCAATGAGGGCGGAGAGAGCCGCTTTGTCATGCTGCTCTGCCATGAATCTATCTATCCGGAGCTTGCCATGAATGCGAAAAGAGACGGAGCCGATTTCATAATCAACATGACGAGTGAAGGTGGCGTGGGGCAAGCGATCCAGCGACAGGTACTTTACATCTCCGTTCTAAGGGCCGTCGAGAACAAGATCTCAATATTGCGGGATGGGAACACCGGGATTACAGCCTTCATAAGACCGGATGGAAGCATCCAGTCGCTACTCGGGAGTATGGAAGATTTTGCAACAGTCAGAGGGGTTCTGACTGACAATGTCCTTATCGACAACGATCAGACTGTCTATTCCAGAGTCGGCGATCTTTTTGCCTGGAGCTGTCTGGGAGTGAGTCTCTTTCTCTTTGCCATGACTTTTTGGAAAGATCTCCCTATCCGCACGAAAGGATCTCTCAAAATAGTCTTCCTTCTGTTCCTGCCGCTCTTGCTTATGATCTGCTGCCAGGGAGGCGGAGCGGAGAAAGACGATGCAGCGTCCTGCATCGAAAGAGGCAGGAATTATATAAGGGAAAACGAACAGAGGAAAGCATTCTTGGAATTTGTAAGGGCAACTGAGATAGATCCCAATGCAAGCCAGACATATGCCTTCATCGCGAAGAAATTCAGCACCTCGGAACTCGATGAAATGGGCGATGAGTTTTTCTCGAAATTGAAAAAGAGGGGAGCCGATAACGCAGAATTCAATTTTTATTATGGGTTCTTCAAAGAAGCTCTCTCGGATTTCAAAGAGGCGGAAGAAAGTTACAGACGCGCCATAGAGCAAAAGGATGACTACATCCTGGCCCATATAAAGCTCGCGGATATGTATATCAAGCAGGGAAGAAACAAGGATGCCTGCAATCTCCTCGAATCATACATATCGAGATATGGAAAGCATGACGCCGTCATGAAATATCTTGCCAGCGCAGAGATCCATAATGAGAATTACGTAAGGGGAGAAGAGATCATCAGAGATCTGCTTGAAAGGAATCTGGACGATCGTCCTCTCCAGGCAGAGTTGTACTCCCTCCTCGGACAGTCTGCGTTCCATCAGGGAAATTACCGCGAGGCGAAGGAACGATTCCTCGAGTCGGAAGATCTTGACCAGAATCGCCCCCTGACCATCCTGTATCTCGGGAGAATCGCTCTGAGAACGGGAAGGCTCGATCTGCTTGAAGGAGAGATCGAGAAAGCCCGGGCGATCGCAAAGAAAAAGAATGAAAATCGAACTCACCGTGCGGGAAGATGA
- the thpR gene encoding RNA 2',3'-cyclic phosphodiesterase, producing MRLFIAIDVPENVKKELLNVLRTLEKIWRGVKWVRPEGIHLTLKFLGEVDESKVESIASALREVAARYQPFCINVSSLGRFPENGKPRVVWCGIREEKGTLVKLAKEIESRMELAGFEREDRDFKPHVTIGRVKVPGRDAEGLQFLGKQKEIHFGSFEADRFHLIRSILLPDGARYEKIQEFVLGER from the coding sequence ATGAGACTCTTTATAGCGATTGATGTTCCGGAGAATGTGAAAAAAGAGCTTCTCAATGTGCTGAGAACTCTGGAGAAGATCTGGAGAGGTGTAAAATGGGTGAGGCCAGAGGGGATTCATCTGACGCTGAAGTTTCTCGGGGAGGTGGACGAGAGTAAAGTGGAATCCATTGCGAGCGCCTTGAGAGAGGTCGCGGCGCGCTACCAGCCTTTCTGCATCAACGTTTCGTCCCTGGGAAGATTCCCGGAAAATGGAAAACCCCGGGTAGTATGGTGCGGGATCCGGGAGGAGAAGGGAACGCTGGTAAAACTTGCTAAAGAGATCGAATCGAGGATGGAGCTGGCAGGTTTCGAAAGAGAGGACAGGGATTTCAAGCCGCATGTGACCATTGGACGGGTAAAGGTACCTGGACGTGACGCGGAAGGATTGCAATTCCTTGGGAAACAGAAGGAGATTCATTTTGGATCCTTTGAAGCAGACAGGTTCCATCTCATCCGGAGCATCCTGCTCCCAGATGGTGCCAGATATGAAAAGATCCAGGAGTTCGTTCTGGGTGAAAGATAA
- a CDS encoding phosphoglucomutase/phosphomannomutase family protein, which yields MSEIRFGTDGWRGIIAADFTFRNVRKATAALALYLKERREAQRPVVIGYDNRFLSERFALESGMILLEHGITSIFSREPLPTPALSLQVIRSEASCGIMITASHNPPEFNGLKIKAKFGGSALPEMTDAIQDCLSRAEAIEEARAAAAYPPEWKRDFITQYVEYLKDFVDLDLIRNSRKRFLVDSMHGVGARIIEEILSGSTCLVKTIRSNRDSFFGGVNPEPLEKNIEFLRDRVRTEGFDLGVATDGDADRIAAIAEDGSYVSPLTLTPMLALHLLENKKKRGAIAKTFANTIYLDKIAKKYDLPLFVRPIGFKYIAELMMREEFLIGGEESGGIGIQGYIPERDGLLISMLLFEMLCQNPLPFTLLRKKMWDEFGRYEYRRVDLKSQLEEGKKRIRQIAGDPPDSIAGYSVHRIDPLDGIKFIFQDDSWLLLRQSGTEPVLRIYSEATSLKKLDRLVEAGLRLASARER from the coding sequence ATGAGCGAGATCCGGTTTGGAACGGATGGATGGAGGGGGATAATTGCTGCCGATTTCACATTCCGCAATGTGAGAAAGGCTACTGCAGCGCTGGCTTTATATCTCAAAGAGAGGAGAGAAGCGCAACGTCCTGTCGTCATCGGATACGACAACAGGTTTCTCTCGGAGAGGTTTGCCCTGGAATCTGGTATGATCCTTCTCGAACATGGAATCACCTCTATCTTCTCAAGAGAACCGCTCCCCACACCCGCGCTCTCTCTCCAGGTCATTCGTTCAGAAGCTTCCTGCGGGATAATGATAACGGCAAGCCATAATCCGCCGGAATTCAACGGCCTGAAGATCAAAGCGAAATTCGGAGGGAGCGCCCTCCCGGAGATGACCGATGCCATCCAGGATTGTCTCTCCCGGGCGGAAGCAATCGAGGAGGCAAGAGCCGCTGCAGCGTACCCCCCTGAATGGAAGAGAGATTTCATAACACAGTACGTCGAATATTTAAAGGATTTTGTGGATCTGGATCTTATCAGGAATAGCCGGAAGAGGTTCCTCGTCGATTCCATGCACGGAGTGGGAGCAAGGATCATCGAAGAGATACTCTCCGGAAGCACCTGCCTGGTCAAAACCATCCGTTCGAATAGAGACTCTTTTTTCGGCGGAGTGAACCCGGAGCCTCTCGAAAAGAATATTGAATTCCTGAGAGATCGAGTCCGGACAGAAGGATTTGATCTTGGTGTGGCAACCGATGGAGATGCCGACAGGATCGCCGCTATCGCTGAAGATGGAAGCTACGTTTCCCCCCTGACCCTGACCCCCATGCTCGCCCTTCACCTCCTGGAAAACAAAAAGAAGCGCGGAGCTATCGCCAAGACCTTTGCCAATACGATCTATCTGGACAAGATTGCAAAGAAATACGACCTTCCTTTATTTGTCCGTCCCATCGGCTTCAAGTACATTGCCGAACTCATGATGAGGGAGGAATTCCTGATCGGGGGAGAGGAGAGTGGCGGCATAGGGATACAGGGTTACATTCCAGAGAGGGATGGCCTGTTGATCTCCATGCTTCTCTTTGAGATGCTCTGCCAGAATCCCCTCCCCTTCACGCTGCTCAGGAAGAAAATGTGGGATGAATTCGGAAGATACGAGTATAGAAGGGTTGACCTGAAGAGTCAGCTCGAGGAGGGAAAGAAGCGCATCAGGCAGATCGCGGGAGATCCTCCTGATTCTATAGCCGGTTATTCTGTCCACAGAATAGACCCTCTCGACGGGATAAAATTCATATTCCAGGACGATAGCTGGCTCCTGCTCAGGCAGTCAGGAACTGAGCCTGTTCTCCGCATCTATTCTGAAGCAACATCCCTTAAAAAACTAGACCGTCTTGTAGAGGCGGGTCTTCGATTGGCTTCGGCAAGAGAACGATGA
- the plsY gene encoding glycerol-3-phosphate 1-O-acyltransferase PlsY, with the protein MTEILLFVIAPYLLGGIPFGLLISRWFCRIDIRSRGSGNIGAANVLRNLGKGAALLTLFLDILKGVFSVLLPILLAGGEPGWCGTAALAAVIGHIFPVYLKFKGGKGVAVTIGAFLLCVPWAMLSSLVCFMIVALPTRIVSLGSIAAALTLPLFTLIFSQYNPFFPFATISSILIIFRHSSNIKNLISGVEPRIGEKN; encoded by the coding sequence ATGACAGAAATTTTGCTGTTCGTGATTGCACCATACCTGCTGGGCGGCATCCCATTCGGTCTTCTCATCAGTCGATGGTTCTGCAGGATAGATATCCGATCGAGAGGAAGCGGGAACATCGGAGCTGCCAATGTCTTAAGAAATCTCGGGAAGGGGGCGGCGCTTCTCACGCTCTTTCTTGACATTCTAAAAGGAGTCTTTTCTGTATTACTTCCAATCCTTCTGGCAGGAGGAGAACCCGGCTGGTGCGGTACAGCCGCTCTCGCGGCCGTCATCGGTCATATCTTCCCCGTTTACCTCAAATTCAAAGGCGGCAAAGGAGTCGCTGTGACAATAGGAGCATTTCTGCTCTGTGTCCCATGGGCAATGCTATCCTCCCTCGTCTGTTTCATGATCGTGGCTCTTCCTACAAGGATCGTCTCTCTTGGTTCCATCGCTGCAGCACTGACTCTCCCACTGTTTACCCTCATCTTCAGTCAATACAACCCTTTCTTCCCTTTCGCGACGATTTCCTCCATCCTCATTATTTTCAGGCATTCGTCAAACATCAAGAATCTTATTTCAGGCGTGGAACCCAGGATAGGAGAAAAAAACTGA
- a CDS encoding AraC family transcriptional regulator, giving the protein MADENKPGSEKETLTFYRNNHFSLSLEKEALDKLITLDIKNSREVFSSLIERVGSKKGNDFKQSLLVMYDLISKVNWQLLKITGNQKQYNMNRASIIQSLSHVEKKEELKDISLNLLAVIMRSLDPNCISSNPIVEKAKNYIEENYQKKLSLSKIAAIINVSKNYLSTLYKKECMQTITQYIHKIRMDRAEFLLRTTNNTISEIAFQVGYQTYRDFYRNFHKHKKVSPKSYRTSFLQKRS; this is encoded by the coding sequence ATGGCTGATGAGAACAAACCGGGTAGCGAAAAAGAGACTCTCACCTTTTACCGGAACAACCATTTTTCCCTGTCCCTGGAGAAAGAAGCCCTCGATAAACTCATCACACTCGACATCAAGAACAGCCGAGAGGTCTTCTCCTCTCTGATCGAGAGGGTGGGAAGCAAGAAGGGGAATGATTTCAAGCAGTCTCTTCTTGTCATGTATGATCTCATCTCCAAGGTGAACTGGCAACTCCTGAAGATAACCGGCAACCAGAAGCAGTACAACATGAATCGAGCCAGCATCATTCAGAGCCTATCCCACGTGGAGAAGAAGGAAGAACTGAAGGACATCTCGCTGAACCTCCTCGCAGTTATAATGAGGAGCCTGGACCCGAATTGCATTTCCTCCAATCCTATCGTGGAGAAAGCGAAGAACTACATCGAGGAAAATTATCAGAAGAAGCTCTCCCTCAGCAAGATAGCTGCCATCATCAATGTCTCTAAGAACTACCTTTCAACGCTATACAAGAAGGAATGCATGCAGACGATAACCCAGTACATCCACAAAATCCGTATGGATCGGGCTGAGTTCCTGCTTCGAACCACAAATAACACCATCTCCGAGATCGCCTTCCAGGTGGGGTACCAGACGTACCGGGATTTCTACCGCAATTTCCATAAACACAAGAAGGTCTCGCCCAAGAGTTACAGGACCAGCTTCTTACAGAAGAGGAGCTGA
- a CDS encoding lysophospholipid acyltransferase family protein: MFYWLIKGLFWPLARFYFRMDVRGRENVPENGAALLAANHSSYLDSPCLGSACHRKIHFMIKRRFYDKFMQGWFYRWMETIPVRESEADLDALRSAIRALEDGSIVGIFPEGTIYRGRELKWMHGASFLAAKSESPAIPVAIIGADRALSHRGIFPKPIKIKVLFGKPLQFPKGEDGRIKKEDIASFSHAILKAINELKESESKIRELEK, translated from the coding sequence ATGTTCTACTGGCTTATCAAGGGGCTGTTCTGGCCGCTGGCAAGATTCTATTTCAGGATGGATGTTCGGGGAAGGGAGAATGTTCCGGAAAACGGCGCAGCCCTTCTTGCGGCCAACCATTCATCTTATCTTGACTCACCATGCCTCGGCTCGGCGTGCCACAGGAAGATCCACTTCATGATCAAGCGAAGATTCTATGATAAATTCATGCAGGGCTGGTTCTATCGATGGATGGAGACGATCCCTGTCAGGGAATCAGAGGCCGATCTTGATGCCCTCAGGAGCGCCATCCGAGCCCTTGAGGATGGGAGTATCGTTGGGATTTTTCCTGAAGGGACTATCTACCGCGGGAGAGAACTTAAATGGATGCACGGGGCCTCGTTTCTCGCAGCCAAGAGCGAGTCTCCGGCGATCCCGGTCGCAATCATAGGGGCAGATAGGGCTCTCAGTCACAGGGGGATCTTCCCGAAGCCGATAAAGATCAAGGTTCTCTTCGGAAAGCCGCTGCAGTTCCCAAAGGGAGAGGATGGCAGGATCAAGAAGGAAGATATCGCATCTTTCTCCCATGCGATCCTTAAGGCGATCAATGAGCTCAAAGAGAGTGAATCCAAGATTCGGGAGCTTGAAAAATGA
- the pgsA gene encoding CDP-diacylglycerol--glycerol-3-phosphate 3-phosphatidyltransferase, producing MLNLPNSLTVFRIFLIPILVVVLLTRFKGVQYFGWVEEWKEIVAVSIFLVAALTDYLDGYIARRRNQVTKLGVLLDPIADKLLMSAAFISLVELGFAPAWMVVIIIGREFAISGLRSVASSYGVTIPASIWGKYKTVSQIIAVVLLIFTNTLERLGKYGYLGIIALWLVVILAIFSAADYFFKFARQFGFSTKKGKNDH from the coding sequence ATGCTGAATCTGCCAAATTCGCTCACCGTATTCCGGATATTCCTCATTCCAATCCTCGTTGTAGTTCTGCTGACGAGATTTAAGGGGGTCCAGTATTTCGGCTGGGTTGAAGAGTGGAAAGAGATAGTCGCCGTCTCCATCTTTCTTGTCGCCGCGCTGACGGATTATCTGGATGGCTACATCGCCCGAAGGAGGAACCAGGTGACGAAACTCGGCGTTCTCCTGGACCCCATCGCTGATAAGCTCTTGATGTCGGCGGCCTTCATCTCTCTCGTCGAGCTCGGATTTGCTCCGGCTTGGATGGTCGTCATCATAATCGGCCGGGAGTTCGCCATCAGCGGACTCAGGAGCGTGGCCTCCTCATACGGAGTGACCATCCCCGCTTCCATCTGGGGAAAGTACAAAACAGTCTCACAGATCATCGCCGTCGTCCTTCTCATCTTCACAAATACGCTGGAAAGACTCGGAAAGTATGGATACCTGGGGATCATAGCCCTCTGGCTGGTTGTCATACTTGCCATCTTCTCGGCGGCTGACTATTTCTTCAAGTTTGCGCGACAGTTCGGGTTTTCCACGAAGAAGGGTAAGAATGATCATTAG